The proteins below come from a single Gimesia alba genomic window:
- a CDS encoding DUF1559 domain-containing protein, with protein sequence MRHLRTSVKPRGFTLIELLVVIAIIAILIALLLPAVQQAREAARRSTCKNNLKQIGLAMHNYHDTHQLFPYAHMAIGSGYPNYCHNRDTWFHRILPYIDQAPMYNAYEGDCSNVSSSTSNHVHNISSSQTFVKTALPVFMCPSDIGPAFAENGGVRWGGNYIGCIGWANNRSTGTDNGIFGQNTRTKFRDVKDGTSNTLLMSEAVQRVEVPTGFSWGCPGCYWIGGAHGEVTFTAYETPNTSAADQNYLCKSTTDVNAPCVTNQSSRWNYARSQHVGGVHVGMADGGVRFISENIDRGTYRALSTRSGGEVVGEF encoded by the coding sequence ATGAGGCACTTGAGAACTTCTGTTAAGCCAAGAGGGTTTACCCTCATTGAGTTGTTGGTAGTGATCGCCATTATCGCAATTCTGATCGCATTGTTATTACCCGCCGTACAGCAGGCACGTGAAGCCGCTCGGCGAAGTACTTGTAAAAACAATCTGAAGCAAATTGGTCTGGCGATGCACAATTACCATGATACGCATCAACTTTTTCCGTATGCCCATATGGCGATTGGTTCGGGATACCCAAATTACTGCCATAACCGGGATACCTGGTTCCATCGCATTCTGCCCTATATCGACCAGGCACCGATGTATAATGCCTATGAGGGGGATTGTTCAAATGTGTCATCAAGCACGAGCAATCATGTGCATAATATTTCGAGCAGCCAGACTTTTGTGAAGACAGCTCTGCCGGTTTTCATGTGTCCCTCTGATATTGGACCTGCATTTGCTGAAAATGGTGGTGTTCGTTGGGGAGGTAATTATATTGGTTGTATCGGTTGGGCGAATAACCGTTCGACTGGTACCGACAATGGTATTTTTGGGCAGAATACCAGAACCAAGTTTCGGGATGTGAAAGACGGAACTTCGAATACATTACTGATGAGTGAGGCAGTTCAACGCGTTGAAGTACCAACTGGTTTCTCCTGGGGATGCCCGGGGTGTTACTGGATTGGTGGTGCTCATGGTGAAGTGACCTTTACCGCCTATGAGACCCCGAATACATCAGCAGCAGACCAGAACTACCTCTGCAAAAGCACAACGGATGTGAACGCTCCCTGCGTTACAAATCAATCGTCGCGCTGGAATTATGCCCGTAGTCAGCATGTGGGCGGAGTGCATGTAGGGATGGCCGATGGTGGTGTGCGGTTTATTTCAGAAAACATCGACCGCGGCACATACCGGGCTTTATCAACTCGTTCCGGTGGTGAAGTTGTCGGGGAATTTTAA
- a CDS encoding RNA polymerase sigma factor, which produces MNEEDAAQVRSCLEGNTEEMRAFVARFQSPIFGLCYRMLGHRQDAEDVAQEVFVRAFRSLHQWDPTRTLKPWLLTIAANRCRTFLSKRSKRPVPAEFASELAVSQSPEQLQDLGEELQKAINLLREDHRTCFILFHQENMSCQEIGDILERPEGTIKTWLHRSRQELASTLRQRGIVPEVRHESR; this is translated from the coding sequence GTGAATGAAGAAGATGCGGCGCAAGTCCGAAGTTGCCTGGAAGGTAATACAGAGGAGATGCGCGCATTTGTAGCACGATTCCAAAGTCCGATTTTTGGACTCTGTTATCGTATGCTCGGACATCGACAAGACGCCGAGGATGTGGCGCAGGAAGTTTTTGTACGTGCCTTTCGGAGTCTTCATCAATGGGATCCTACCCGGACATTGAAACCCTGGTTATTGACAATCGCCGCCAATCGATGCAGAACATTTCTGAGTAAACGGTCCAAACGACCCGTTCCCGCAGAGTTTGCCTCCGAACTGGCAGTCAGTCAATCACCGGAACAACTACAAGATCTTGGTGAAGAACTTCAAAAAGCCATCAACCTGTTACGCGAAGATCATCGCACGTGTTTTATTTTATTTCATCAGGAAAATATGAGCTGTCAGGAAATCGGAGACATTCTGGAGAGACCGGAGGGGACCATCAAAACATGGTTGCACCGCTCCAGACAGGAACTGGCGTCAACACTCAGACAGCGTGGAATTGTACCAGAGGTCAGACATGAATCTCGTTAA
- the gcvPA gene encoding aminomethyl-transferring glycine dehydrogenase subunit GcvPA, producing MPYLFNTPEQQQEMLQAIGVDSLEALFSTIPQELRLDRPLNIPPALTEMELQAHVSKLAAENVGPGSRVCMLGGGAYDHFIPAAVDEIARRGEFYTAYTPYQAEASQGSLQTFFEFQSLICQLTGMDVSNASLYEGGTCVSEAAFMAMRVTNRHDRVVLLGSLHPEYRQVVETYLKHLNCEVVVVPCVDGSVDPADVDAAMDDQTACLVIQHPNFFGTLEEAEQLTEIAHKYGALSVVSYDPISLGILKRPGDYGADIAIAEGQSLGTPLQFGGPYLGLFSCSEKFVRRMPGRLIGQTVDRNGKRCYVLNLQAREQHIRRDKATSNICSNQGLIAIRAAVYLALLGKQGIREVAELCCQKAHYAAEQLSQIEGIELLFPERAFFKEFVLSCSEGADFLLRKARQAGFDLGPELSRFEGTDGSSADQTGVLVAITEQRTREEIDRLVTALKA from the coding sequence GTGCCTTACCTCTTTAACACACCAGAACAACAGCAGGAAATGCTGCAAGCCATCGGCGTTGACTCTCTGGAAGCTTTGTTTTCCACAATACCACAAGAGCTGCGTCTGGATCGCCCCCTGAATATCCCCCCTGCCTTAACCGAAATGGAACTGCAGGCACACGTCTCAAAGCTGGCAGCAGAAAATGTCGGCCCGGGTTCACGCGTTTGTATGCTGGGGGGCGGGGCTTATGATCACTTTATTCCTGCCGCCGTCGATGAAATTGCCCGTAGAGGCGAATTTTATACCGCGTACACACCATATCAGGCCGAAGCCAGCCAAGGCAGTCTGCAGACTTTCTTCGAATTCCAATCGCTGATCTGCCAGTTAACCGGCATGGATGTTTCGAATGCCAGCCTGTACGAAGGAGGTACCTGTGTCAGTGAAGCCGCCTTCATGGCGATGCGGGTCACCAATCGCCACGATCGAGTCGTCTTGCTCGGCTCGCTGCATCCGGAATACAGACAGGTCGTGGAAACCTATTTGAAACACTTAAACTGCGAAGTCGTCGTGGTTCCCTGTGTTGATGGCTCAGTCGATCCGGCCGACGTCGATGCGGCAATGGACGATCAGACCGCCTGTCTCGTCATCCAGCATCCCAACTTCTTCGGTACACTCGAAGAAGCAGAACAACTGACAGAAATCGCTCATAAATATGGCGCCCTGTCTGTTGTTTCCTACGATCCGATCAGCCTTGGGATTTTGAAACGTCCCGGTGATTACGGTGCTGACATCGCCATCGCCGAAGGGCAATCTCTGGGAACTCCGCTGCAATTTGGCGGCCCTTATCTCGGACTGTTCTCCTGCAGTGAAAAGTTTGTCCGCAGGATGCCCGGACGTCTGATCGGTCAAACAGTCGACCGCAATGGCAAACGCTGTTATGTACTAAATCTACAGGCACGCGAACAGCACATTCGACGTGACAAAGCGACCAGTAATATCTGTAGTAACCAGGGATTAATCGCGATTCGTGCCGCCGTTTATCTTGCATTGCTCGGGAAACAGGGCATTCGTGAAGTCGCAGAACTCTGCTGCCAGAAAGCACATTATGCAGCCGAACAACTTTCTCAAATTGAAGGCATCGAACTTCTGTTCCCAGAACGTGCCTTCTTTAAAGAATTTGTCTTAAGTTGTTCAGAGGGAGCCGACTTCCTGCTCCGCAAAGCACGTCAGGCTGGCTTTGACTTAGGCCCGGAACTCTCTCGCTTTGAAGGGACAGATGGCTCCAGCGCAGATCAGACCGGTGTCCTTGTCGCGATCACAGAACAAAGAACACGGGAAGAAATCGACCGTCTGGTGACGGCCCTCAAAGCGTAG
- a CDS encoding FHA domain-containing protein, with product MLQLSLKVIGGRHDGKQIPIKGKKFLIGREEDCHLRPNSDMVSRHHCVFTVDEYSVRLRDFGSTNGTLVNDKRIKGEVQLSHGDKIQVGKLDFEIVISHSANAEGAPTAPDAAPSGEILTGSDTVFDIPVHTPEGSETATAATESTPAPEATPAPNEPVSPEVYEGDTQILSAEQQQAAQQAYEQAAQQAGYPPQQYGYPPQQMPPGQQYPYPMPPQYYPQQGYPQQPMPAYPQQYQMPPQGYPQQPPQPPPEQGESAAPELPPVTLPPPEETGLKNKE from the coding sequence ATGTTGCAGCTTTCGTTGAAGGTAATTGGTGGTCGTCATGATGGAAAACAAATCCCCATCAAAGGCAAAAAGTTTTTAATCGGCCGGGAAGAAGATTGTCACCTGCGCCCGAATAGCGACATGGTCAGCCGGCATCATTGTGTCTTCACCGTTGATGAGTACAGTGTGCGTTTACGCGATTTTGGCAGTACCAATGGTACCCTCGTCAATGACAAACGCATTAAAGGTGAGGTGCAGCTCTCGCACGGAGATAAAATCCAGGTAGGAAAACTCGATTTTGAAATTGTGATTTCACATAGTGCCAACGCTGAAGGGGCGCCAACCGCGCCGGATGCAGCTCCCAGTGGTGAAATTCTTACCGGATCAGATACTGTTTTTGATATCCCCGTTCATACTCCTGAGGGTTCCGAGACAGCCACTGCAGCAACCGAATCGACTCCCGCGCCTGAAGCAACCCCCGCTCCCAATGAACCTGTCAGCCCGGAAGTCTATGAAGGTGACACCCAAATCCTGTCTGCCGAACAACAGCAAGCAGCGCAGCAGGCTTACGAACAGGCAGCACAGCAGGCAGGCTATCCTCCTCAGCAGTATGGATATCCGCCACAACAGATGCCACCGGGACAGCAATACCCCTACCCAATGCCGCCACAATACTATCCGCAACAGGGATATCCGCAGCAACCGATGCCTGCATATCCACAACAGTACCAGATGCCGCCTCAGGGTTACCCTCAACAACCCCCGCAGCCACCACCAGAACAAGGTGAGTCTGCAGCCCCTGAATTACCGCCGGTAACACTGCCGCCACCTGAAGAAACCGGCCTCAAAAACAAAGAGTGA
- a CDS encoding lipoate--protein ligase family protein, whose protein sequence is MTHSSIPDHCRLIIEPAPLAGSWNMAVDEALLESAAENELCSLRWYRWDQPTISLGYFQKNETEEQNQTWKGLPRVRRLSGGGAILHHHELTYSFAIPASHPLSQFPPDLYLTIHQPVIDILATHDLQVAFRGVSFKAESEPFLCFGRGDERDLVYQGNKILGSAQRRRRGAIVQHGSLLLLTSEYAPHFPGLLNQYEQISLYQSQFLSRLAEEFSQAIAQAIQLPLESQKLTDEEFEQARQLEKEKYSRESWTSRKT, encoded by the coding sequence ATGACTCATTCTTCAATCCCAGATCACTGTCGTCTGATCATCGAGCCAGCTCCGTTAGCAGGCAGCTGGAATATGGCTGTTGACGAAGCGCTACTCGAATCAGCAGCAGAAAACGAACTCTGTTCATTGCGCTGGTATCGCTGGGACCAGCCTACGATCTCCCTCGGCTATTTTCAGAAGAATGAAACCGAAGAGCAAAATCAAACCTGGAAAGGCCTACCCCGGGTACGCCGTCTCTCAGGTGGAGGCGCCATTCTACATCACCATGAATTAACCTATTCCTTCGCAATTCCGGCAAGCCACCCTCTGTCCCAATTCCCCCCCGATCTTTACCTGACGATTCATCAACCTGTAATCGACATCCTGGCCACTCATGACCTGCAGGTTGCATTTCGAGGGGTTTCGTTCAAAGCAGAGTCGGAACCCTTCCTCTGCTTCGGGCGGGGTGATGAACGGGATCTCGTATACCAGGGGAACAAAATTCTAGGGAGCGCGCAACGAAGAAGACGTGGTGCAATCGTTCAGCATGGCAGTCTATTACTGCTCACCTCTGAATATGCGCCTCATTTTCCAGGTCTATTGAATCAATACGAGCAAATCAGCCTGTACCAGTCACAATTTTTGTCCCGATTGGCAGAGGAATTCTCGCAGGCCATTGCCCAGGCCATTCAGCTGCCTCTTGAGTCTCAAAAACTGACTGACGAAGAATTTGAACAGGCCCGTCAACTGGAAAAAGAAAAATACTCCCGTGAGTCCTGGACGTCTCGCAAAACATAA
- a CDS encoding DUF3352 domain-containing protein: MQPMKQYPAKLCRTVKKSTVLAMVLVSVVFTSIGSAAAVNEAPLSQLVDDKAGVYIEAADLNGHLKQFLVSPVVTRFQQTQVFQSWLQSQDVKNLKQGLRDIESVTEQRLLPLLNNLFGESVGVAVFNNGPKQAPSPLLLARVKDANATQNLFESWFEKTGVVVTSINYQDVPCFIASQREASSDTVPRIYYAFLERTLVVTENKQVLQSTVDLYVKQSLKKQPRDTQASLFNLKIYQRAQSKLSPNVTGSLFLNPRIWDEHIKPPKNEVEKGVVNWWHKTGGLIVGLHLKNTVALETVILFNSEAINLPLLDVLRIPTEISEKYTLVPKKALAVLCGQLNVHLLTQKVVDFYADKNPEKWQKFHAVSIGLLGGLDPVTEFSKALGPNVLFYSVPRKELSFDAISFDGLVALQLTNPGQPAVGPEKSQYQTALENVANFLMNSMLAHHNANLKQEVTPSVLKLEDHELYQMRWIDSLGPYQPAYGINEQQIVFASSPELIREFFTLKSEESLAALPLFQTWKETFFQEEKQLCFLNISSIRAFIDQNSDFLAKQLAKGQGGDLDKGRKKLSGLKSLLQSFDGLFLAAGLQKTQVRIIMGLGSLDPTN, encoded by the coding sequence ATGCAGCCTATGAAACAATATCCAGCAAAACTCTGCCGGACTGTTAAGAAATCAACAGTCCTCGCAATGGTTTTGGTATCAGTGGTCTTTACTTCCATTGGCAGTGCAGCTGCTGTCAATGAGGCTCCTCTCAGCCAACTGGTTGATGACAAGGCAGGGGTCTATATCGAAGCCGCTGATCTCAATGGGCATCTGAAACAATTTCTGGTTTCTCCTGTGGTAACCCGCTTCCAGCAGACACAAGTCTTTCAGTCCTGGCTTCAGAGTCAAGATGTGAAAAATCTTAAACAGGGCTTGCGCGATATTGAATCGGTCACAGAACAACGCCTGCTACCGCTGCTCAACAATCTGTTTGGTGAATCGGTGGGAGTGGCAGTTTTTAATAACGGCCCGAAACAAGCCCCTTCCCCTCTGCTGTTAGCCAGAGTGAAAGATGCAAACGCCACCCAAAATCTGTTCGAAAGCTGGTTCGAAAAAACTGGGGTCGTAGTTACATCAATCAACTATCAGGATGTCCCCTGCTTTATCGCCAGTCAACGGGAGGCTTCTTCTGATACAGTGCCTCGAATTTATTATGCCTTTCTCGAACGCACGCTGGTGGTCACTGAAAATAAACAGGTTCTGCAGTCGACCGTCGACTTATATGTAAAACAGTCTCTTAAAAAACAACCGCGAGATACTCAGGCCAGTCTGTTCAATCTGAAAATCTATCAGCGGGCTCAATCGAAATTATCTCCGAATGTCACCGGATCGCTGTTTCTCAACCCACGCATCTGGGATGAACATATCAAACCGCCCAAAAACGAAGTCGAGAAAGGAGTCGTCAACTGGTGGCATAAAACGGGAGGCCTGATTGTCGGTCTTCATCTCAAAAACACCGTGGCACTGGAAACCGTCATCCTGTTCAACTCTGAAGCGATCAATCTGCCGTTACTGGATGTCTTACGAATTCCGACAGAGATTTCCGAGAAATATACGCTGGTTCCGAAAAAAGCATTGGCAGTCCTCTGTGGCCAACTCAACGTTCATTTACTCACCCAAAAAGTTGTCGACTTTTATGCGGACAAAAATCCGGAAAAATGGCAGAAATTCCATGCTGTCAGTATCGGCCTCTTGGGAGGTCTCGACCCGGTCACGGAATTCTCAAAAGCTCTCGGCCCGAATGTCCTGTTCTATTCGGTTCCACGCAAAGAACTTTCCTTTGATGCGATTTCATTTGACGGACTCGTTGCATTGCAGCTCACGAATCCTGGCCAGCCTGCAGTCGGTCCAGAGAAGTCTCAATATCAGACCGCCCTCGAAAATGTCGCAAACTTTTTGATGAACAGTATGCTTGCACATCACAATGCTAACCTGAAACAGGAAGTGACTCCCTCCGTCCTCAAACTGGAAGATCACGAACTGTATCAAATGCGGTGGATTGATAGCCTCGGACCTTATCAACCCGCTTATGGTATCAATGAACAACAAATCGTATTTGCCAGCTCACCGGAACTGATCAGAGAATTCTTCACTTTGAAATCTGAAGAAAGCCTTGCAGCGCTCCCTTTGTTCCAGACCTGGAAAGAAACATTTTTTCAGGAAGAAAAGCAACTTTGCTTTCTGAACATTTCCTCTATCAGAGCATTCATTGATCAGAATTCCGACTTCCTGGCAAAGCAACTGGCAAAAGGACAAGGCGGCGATCTGGACAAAGGCCGCAAAAAGCTCTCCGGCTTAAAAAGCCTGCTCCAGTCTTTTGACGGGCTCTTCCTGGCAGCGGGGCTTCAGAAAACCCAGGTCCGCATTATCATGGGCTTAGGCTCACTCGATCCAACCAACTAA
- the gcvPB gene encoding aminomethyl-transferring glycine dehydrogenase subunit GcvPB, with product MRNQLATESLFALSQPGRRGAELPEADVPVKPLNELLPAAALATEPTGLPEVTEPDIIRHFVNLSTLNMCVDTHFYPLGSCTMKYNPKRHERLASLPGIVDLHPYQNPSDLQGMLALLYETQEMLAEISGLPAVSLQPAAGAQGEFTALLTAKAYFEDRGEKRTKVLFPNSAHGTNPASAAIAGFDCVQLASSKGGLVDLEDLKANLDDQTAVFMVTNPNTLGLFEKDIKQIANMVHEVGGLVYIDGANMNAILGFTRPGDFGGDMMHYNVHKTFTGPHGAGGPGSGPIAVRDFLADFLPGPVIKRNDNAGENEDQYTLENPPKSIGRVRTFYGNIGIVVRGYCYLRTLGAKGLKAVSENAVLNANYLKAILKDVLPVPNGDLCMHEFVASASKIKSENGITAMDIAKRLLDFGFHAPTVYFPLVVPEAIMVEPTETESKETLDAFAKSIRTILQEDPEFLHLAPHSTEISRPDEVVAARHPILQCCEPQ from the coding sequence ATGCGAAATCAATTGGCCACCGAATCATTGTTTGCTCTCTCTCAACCTGGCCGGCGCGGTGCCGAGCTTCCTGAAGCGGACGTCCCTGTCAAACCGCTGAATGAACTGCTCCCTGCGGCAGCACTGGCTACAGAGCCTACGGGACTCCCTGAAGTCACCGAGCCCGATATCATCCGACATTTCGTGAATTTATCGACCTTAAACATGTGCGTCGATACCCACTTCTACCCGCTGGGAAGCTGTACGATGAAGTACAATCCCAAACGGCATGAGCGGCTGGCGAGCCTGCCGGGAATTGTCGACCTGCACCCCTATCAAAATCCATCTGACCTGCAAGGCATGCTGGCCTTGCTTTATGAGACACAGGAAATGCTGGCGGAAATTTCAGGTCTGCCTGCGGTATCCCTGCAACCTGCTGCCGGTGCCCAAGGCGAATTTACGGCACTCTTGACGGCCAAAGCCTACTTTGAAGATCGCGGCGAAAAACGGACAAAAGTTTTATTTCCCAACAGCGCACATGGAACGAACCCTGCCAGTGCTGCAATTGCCGGATTCGACTGCGTTCAGCTGGCCAGCAGCAAAGGCGGTCTCGTCGACCTGGAAGACCTCAAAGCAAATCTGGATGACCAGACTGCCGTCTTCATGGTCACCAATCCAAATACCCTGGGACTATTCGAAAAAGACATCAAGCAAATCGCAAACATGGTTCACGAAGTCGGCGGGCTGGTCTACATCGACGGTGCCAACATGAACGCTATTCTGGGCTTTACTCGCCCCGGTGATTTTGGCGGCGATATGATGCATTACAATGTCCACAAAACCTTCACCGGCCCGCATGGTGCCGGCGGCCCCGGATCAGGGCCCATCGCTGTACGTGATTTTCTGGCTGATTTTCTGCCTGGCCCTGTAATCAAACGCAATGACAATGCGGGTGAAAACGAAGACCAATACACTCTGGAAAACCCGCCCAAATCAATCGGACGCGTCCGCACCTTTTATGGCAACATCGGAATCGTAGTACGAGGCTACTGCTACCTGAGAACGCTGGGAGCCAAAGGCCTGAAAGCCGTCTCAGAAAATGCCGTTCTGAATGCGAACTACCTCAAAGCAATCTTGAAAGATGTGCTGCCTGTTCCTAACGGCGACCTGTGCATGCACGAGTTTGTGGCCTCAGCTTCAAAAATCAAATCCGAAAACGGAATCACAGCGATGGACATCGCCAAGCGTCTGCTCGACTTTGGTTTCCATGCCCCCACCGTTTATTTCCCACTAGTGGTGCCTGAAGCCATTATGGTCGAACCGACGGAAACAGAATCCAAAGAAACGCTGGACGCCTTTGCAAAGTCGATCCGAACGATCCTTCAGGAAGATCCTGAATTTCTGCATCTGGCGCCTCACAGCACCGAGATCAGCAGGCCCGATGAAGTTGTGGCGGCACGTCACCCGATTCTGCAATGCTGCGAGCCCCAATAG